One window of Dysidea avara chromosome 11, odDysAvar1.4, whole genome shotgun sequence genomic DNA carries:
- the LOC136238966 gene encoding long-chain-fatty-acid--CoA ligase ACSBG2-like translates to MFLRYADYKKLVYDVAKSFHKLGLESHHGVGILGFNSVEWFASSLGAVFAGGLSTGMYTTSSPETCHYILENCKANIVVVENKEQLDKILEIRHMLTHLKAIIQYKGELSKRYPKTYTWKEFLEVGKDTEDSVIDDIIDKQQPNQCAVLVYTSGTTGNPKGVMLSHDNLTWITKALMDTQQEPKLTCGGQERSVSYLPLAHIAGMIADIYLPILIGSTVYIAQPDALKEKDSLRHTMKEAIPTFFLGVPRLWERMKEMIDEHVANSNNAIVKYFFRWGTKENHSQSGWKYAVAKITVFKQFQKKAGLHMCKHIFVGSAPMHQATFEFFKSLNISISELYGLTECSGLHSIKFKSATQSKPKSCGKQLNGVETNIIECGVDEHNRGEGQVLIRGRHVFIGYLGMEKETREAIDDDGWLHSGDIGYRDDDNFLYITGRIKELISFPIINPNPIEDRIKTEIPFLSNVVVIGDNREFLTCLLTLKCTTNNNGEATDDLQSKVIKMFKKKLGSHCEKASEVYDTKDKAVFQAIGEGIRRYNMASRAHQVIRKFQLLRTDFTTRGGELGPTLKIQRQAIQKKYEKLINAMYT, encoded by the exons ATGTTTTTGAGATATGCAGACTACAAGAAACTAGTCTATGATGTTGCCAAATCTTTCCACAAG CTTGGACTGGAGTCTCATCATGGAGTTGGTATTCTGGGCTTCAACTCTGTGGAGTGGTTTGCATCTAGCTTGGGAGCAGTGTTTGCTGG GGGACTATCAACTGGTATGTATACCACTAGCAGTCCAGAGACTTGTCACTACATTCTGGAGAACTGCAAAGCTAATATAGTAGTGGTGGAAAATAAAGAGCAACTGGACAAAATTCTTGAG ATTCGACACATGCTGACTCACTTGAAGGCCATAATTCAATACAAGGGAGAACTCAGCAAGAGATATCCTAAAACCTACACT TGGAAAGAGTTCCTGGAAGTGGGTAAGGACACAGAAGATTCTGTGATTGACGATATCATCGATAAGCAGCAACCTAATCAGTGTGCTGTACTGGTGTATACT TCAGGAACTACTGGTAATCCTAAAGGAGTTATGTTGAGTCATGACAAT CTCACTTGGATCACGAAGGCACTGATGGATACACAGCAGGAACCAAAGCTCACTTGTGGTGGTCAAGAGCGATCTGTCAGCTACCTACCACTTGCTCATATTGCTGGAATG ATAGCTGACATTTATTTGCCTATACTTATTGGCAGCACTGTGTACATTGCACAACCAGATGCTCTTAAAGAGAAG GACTCTCTGCGTCATACAATGAAAGAAGCAATACCTACATTTTTTTTGGGTGTCCCACG CCTATGGGAGAGGATGAAGGAAATGATTGATGAACATGTTGCTAACAGCAATAACGCTATTGTGAAGTATTTTTTTAGGTGGGGAACTAAAGAAAATCA TTCACAGTCTGGGTGGAAATATGCTGTTGCCAAGATCACAGTGTTTAAGCAATTTCAGAAAAAAGCAGGTTTACATATGTGCAAACATATATTTGTGGGATCTGCTCCAATGCATCAAGCCACTTttgaattttttaaaagtttaaacATCTCTATTTCGGAGTTGTATGGATTGACAGAATGCAGTGGCTTGCATAGTATAAAATTCAAGTCTGCTACACAATCAAAGCCTAAATCTTGTGGTAAGCAACTGAATGGTGTGGAGACAAATATTATTGAATGTGGGGTTGATGAGCATAATCGTGGAGAG GGACAGGTTTTGATTCGTGGTAGACATGTTTTCATTGGCTACCTTGGTATGGAGAAGGAGACAAGGGAAGCAATTGATGATGATGGATGGTTGCATTCAGGAGATATTGGCTATAGAGATGAT GATAACTTTCTATACATCACTGGTCGAATCAAAG AGCTGATTTCATTCCCTATCATTAATCCAAATCCCATTGAAGACAGGATCAAGACTGAAATTCCTTTCTTGAGCAATGTAGTAGTGATAGGAGATAACAGGGAATTCCTGACATGTCTACTGACACTGAAG TGTACCACAAATAATAACGGAGAAGCCACAGATGACCTCCAGTCCAAAGTAATCAAGATGTTTAAAAAAAAGTTGGGCTCTCATTGTGAAAAAGCGTCAGAAGTATATGATACTAAGGACAAAGCAGTGTTTCAGGCAATTGGAGAAGGAATTAGAAGATATAACATGGCATCTCGTGCTCATCAG GTAATCAGAAAATTTCAACTGTTGCGCACGGATTTCACCACTCGTGGAGGAGAACTAG GTCCTACACTAAAGATACAGAGGCAAGCAATACAGAAGAAATATGAAAAGCTTATTAATGCAATGTATACTTAA